In Streptomyces sp. NBC_00448, the following are encoded in one genomic region:
- a CDS encoding Mut7-C RNAse domain-containing protein translates to MRRNTEGLPRISVRIAPELHVFVAAERRGAVADVATDGASSLGHVVESLGIPLTEVGRLRVDGREVSVGHVPVAGEEVAVEAVRRPQQIPDPPPRFLLDVHLGTLARRLRLLGVDTAYENEDIGDPALARRSAQERRVMLSRDRGLLRRREIFAGGYVYSDRPEEQLRDVLGRFAPPLAPWTRCVACNGTLAAADKDTVRDRLRDGTQKSYDVFARCTACERVYWKGAHHAHLEAVVEWAMREYGPAPTVPGEASGVPGPAA, encoded by the coding sequence GTGAGGCGAAACACCGAGGGCCTGCCGCGGATCAGCGTGCGCATCGCCCCTGAACTGCACGTGTTCGTGGCGGCCGAGCGACGCGGGGCGGTCGCCGACGTGGCGACGGACGGGGCGTCCTCGCTCGGGCACGTGGTGGAGTCCCTCGGCATCCCGCTCACCGAGGTGGGCCGGTTGCGGGTGGACGGCCGGGAGGTGTCCGTCGGGCACGTGCCCGTGGCGGGCGAGGAGGTCGCCGTCGAGGCGGTGCGGCGGCCGCAGCAGATCCCCGACCCGCCGCCGAGGTTCCTCCTCGATGTCCATCTGGGCACGCTGGCACGGCGGTTGCGGCTGCTCGGCGTCGACACCGCGTACGAGAACGAGGACATCGGCGACCCCGCGCTCGCCCGCCGGTCCGCGCAGGAGCGGCGCGTGATGCTCTCCCGGGACCGGGGACTGCTGCGCCGCCGGGAGATCTTCGCCGGCGGGTACGTCTACAGTGACCGCCCGGAGGAGCAACTCCGCGACGTGCTCGGCCGGTTCGCGCCGCCCCTGGCGCCCTGGACCCGGTGCGTGGCCTGCAACGGCACCCTCGCCGCCGCGGACAAGGACACCGTCCGCGACCGGCTGCGCGACGGCACCCAGAAGTCCTACGACGTCTTCGCCCGCTGCACCGCCTGCGAACGCGTCTACTGGAAAGGGGCGCACCACGCCCACCTGGAGGCGGTCGTGGAGTGGGCGATGCGGGAGTACGGCCCGGCGCCGACCGTCCCCGGCGAGGCATCGGGCGTCCCGGGACCGGCGGCCTGA
- a CDS encoding GNAT family N-acetyltransferase translates to MEIRKTRFDHPDAIRLNDLVQLEYAERYGDGDLTHMAADHFDPPQGLYLLGYDADGKPVASGGWRAQDASPEGFEDGDAEIKRMFVVREARGRGYARAILAELEATAAAAGRSRMVLETGQKQPEAIALYESCGYLPVAKFGFYRYVALSVHLGKPLTA, encoded by the coding sequence ATGGAGATCAGGAAGACGCGCTTCGACCACCCGGACGCGATACGGCTGAACGACCTGGTGCAGTTGGAGTACGCGGAGCGGTACGGCGATGGGGACCTGACCCACATGGCCGCGGACCACTTCGACCCGCCGCAGGGCCTCTACCTGCTGGGGTACGACGCCGACGGGAAGCCGGTGGCCAGCGGCGGCTGGCGGGCGCAGGACGCCTCGCCGGAGGGCTTCGAGGACGGCGACGCGGAGATCAAGCGGATGTTCGTGGTGCGGGAGGCCCGCGGCCGCGGCTACGCCCGGGCGATACTGGCCGAGCTGGAGGCCACGGCCGCGGCGGCCGGCCGCAGCCGGATGGTGCTGGAGACCGGGCAGAAGCAGCCCGAGGCGATCGCGCTGTACGAGTCGTGCGGGTACCTGCCGGTGGCCAAGTTCGGCTTCTACCGGTACGTGGCGCTGAGCGTGCACCTGGGCAAGCCGCTCACCGCCTGA
- a CDS encoding response regulator transcription factor — protein MSSAPVSVSPTPPRDTRRRVLVVDDDPTVAEVVASYLDRAGFAVERVADGPSAVARAAAIRPDLVVLDLMLPGMDGLEVCRRLREPGPLPVVMLTARGDEDDRILGLEVGADDYVTKPFSPRELVLRVESVLRRAGSPPAAGPWLRAGSLALDPAARRALRQGEELALTIREFDLLAFFLRHPGRVLGREELMRRVWGWEFGDLSTVTVHVRRLREKVEDDPARPRLISTVWGVGYRFDPADVGAAADGTDPAADTDEGAGAHLAVEGGAGPGGRPRADVGRNPGPASGAGPAPDGTASPPSEVRDA, from the coding sequence ATGAGCAGCGCACCCGTATCCGTATCGCCGACGCCGCCGCGTGACACGCGGCGGCGGGTCCTGGTCGTGGACGACGACCCGACCGTCGCGGAGGTCGTCGCGAGCTATCTGGACCGGGCCGGGTTCGCGGTCGAGCGGGTCGCGGACGGTCCGTCGGCGGTGGCGCGGGCGGCGGCGATCCGGCCGGATCTGGTGGTGCTCGATCTGATGCTGCCGGGCATGGACGGGCTGGAGGTGTGCCGGCGGCTGCGCGAGCCGGGGCCGCTGCCGGTGGTGATGCTCACCGCGCGTGGCGACGAGGACGACCGCATCCTCGGCCTGGAGGTCGGCGCGGACGACTATGTGACGAAGCCGTTCAGCCCCCGCGAGCTGGTGCTGCGGGTGGAGTCGGTGCTGCGGCGGGCGGGCAGCCCGCCCGCGGCCGGCCCCTGGCTGCGGGCCGGGTCACTCGCGTTGGACCCCGCGGCCCGGCGCGCGCTGCGGCAGGGCGAGGAACTGGCGCTGACCATACGCGAGTTCGACCTGCTCGCCTTCTTCCTGCGGCACCCCGGCCGCGTGCTGGGCCGCGAGGAGCTGATGCGGCGGGTGTGGGGCTGGGAGTTCGGCGACCTGTCCACGGTCACCGTGCATGTCCGGCGGCTGCGCGAGAAGGTCGAGGACGACCCGGCCCGGCCCCGGCTGATCAGCACGGTGTGGGGGGTGGGCTACCGCTTCGACCCGGCCGACGTCGGTGCCGCCGCCGACGGCACGGACCCGGCCGCGGATACGGACGAGGGCGCGGGTGCGCACCTGGCGGTCGAGGGGGGCGCGGGGCCGGGCGGGCGACCACGGGCGGACGTGGGGCGGAACCCGGGGCCGGCCTCGGGCGCGGGGCCGGCGCCGGACGGGACCGCAAGCCCCCCGAGTGAGGTGCGCGATGCGTGA
- a CDS encoding class I SAM-dependent methyltransferase: MSRTAAPPAPAPTWGGDPYARALAQGRGPLFLRRADGWLLPLEVERWCAPPDEADRTLLARCRGPVLDIGCGPGRLVAGAARRGMPVLGLDVNPVAVERTRGAGGAVLRRSVFDRLPAEGRWDTALLADGNIGIGGDPVALLRRVRGVLAPGGRLLAEAAPHEVDERLTVRVEDGRGRHGVDFPWARLGPGALRAAARAAGWQVAEEWSASGRRFAALLNSPLPAARSAEPA; this comes from the coding sequence ATGAGCCGCACCGCCGCGCCGCCGGCGCCCGCGCCCACATGGGGCGGAGACCCGTACGCCCGGGCGCTGGCGCAGGGACGCGGTCCGCTGTTCCTGCGGCGGGCGGACGGCTGGCTGCTGCCGTTGGAGGTCGAACGCTGGTGCGCGCCGCCGGACGAGGCCGACCGCACGCTGCTGGCACGCTGCCGCGGCCCGGTCCTCGACATCGGCTGCGGCCCGGGGCGCCTGGTCGCGGGCGCGGCCCGCCGCGGTATGCCGGTGCTGGGGCTGGACGTGAACCCGGTGGCCGTCGAACGCACCAGGGGCGCCGGGGGAGCGGTGCTGCGCCGTTCCGTCTTCGACCGGCTGCCGGCGGAGGGCCGTTGGGACACCGCGCTGCTCGCCGACGGCAACATCGGCATCGGAGGCGACCCGGTGGCCCTCCTCCGCCGGGTGCGCGGGGTGCTCGCCCCGGGAGGCCGCCTGCTCGCCGAGGCCGCGCCGCACGAGGTCGACGAGCGGCTGACCGTACGCGTCGAGGACGGCCGCGGCCGGCACGGCGTCGACTTCCCGTGGGCCCGGCTCGGCCCCGGCGCCCTGCGCGCCGCCGCCCGCGCCGCCGGCTGGCAGGTCGCGGAGGAGTGGTCCGCCTCCGGGCGCCGCTTCGCCGCTCTCCTCAACTCGCCACTCCCCGCCGCCAGATCGGCCGAACCGGCCTGA
- a CDS encoding glycosyltransferase family 2 protein, giving the protein MTKPAPAADIVLPCLDEAAALPWVLGRIPPGWRAIVVDNGSTDGSARIAGELGALVVREPVRGFGSACDAGLRAATAGLVCFCDCDGSLDPALLPELAAPVLAGSADLVLGRRRPTSPRAWPPHARLANLQLARLVRRRTGLRLHDLGPMRVARRSALLDLELTDRRSGYPLQMVVRAADAGWRITETDVPYTPRSGRSKVTGTWRGTWHAVRDMSAVLQEPAAPALTVAPVAPVVPATRPAAPGTPPAAPAAATAATAASADSRTGDPR; this is encoded by the coding sequence GTGACCAAGCCAGCGCCCGCCGCCGACATCGTCCTGCCGTGCCTCGATGAGGCCGCCGCCCTGCCCTGGGTCCTGGGCCGTATCCCGCCCGGCTGGCGGGCGATCGTGGTCGACAACGGCTCCACCGACGGCTCCGCGCGGATCGCCGGGGAACTGGGGGCCCTCGTCGTACGCGAGCCGGTGCGCGGGTTCGGCTCCGCCTGCGACGCCGGGCTGCGCGCGGCCACCGCCGGACTCGTCTGCTTCTGCGACTGCGACGGTTCCCTCGACCCGGCGCTGCTGCCGGAACTGGCCGCGCCGGTGCTGGCCGGGAGCGCGGACCTGGTGCTCGGGCGCCGCCGGCCCACCTCGCCGCGCGCCTGGCCGCCGCACGCCCGCCTGGCCAACCTCCAGCTCGCCCGGCTGGTCCGGCGCCGCACCGGGCTGCGCCTGCACGACCTCGGGCCGATGCGCGTGGCCCGCCGCTCTGCGCTGCTCGACCTGGAACTCACCGACCGCCGCAGCGGCTACCCGCTCCAGATGGTCGTACGGGCGGCCGACGCGGGCTGGCGGATCACCGAGACCGACGTGCCGTACACCCCGCGGTCGGGCCGCTCCAAGGTCACCGGTACCTGGCGCGGCACCTGGCACGCGGTCCGGGACATGTCCGCCGTGCTCCAGGAGCCCGCTGCGCCGGCCCTGACCGTCGCCCCTGTCGCCCCCGTCGTGCCGGCCACGCGCCCGGCCGCCCCCGGCACGCCACCCGCCGCACCGGCCGCAGCCACCGCGGCCACCGCGGCCTCGGCCGACTCCCGCACGGGAGACCCGCGATGA
- a CDS encoding S66 peptidase family protein produces MTERLRRVADVVGVPVPALIRSRRLSPGDRISVVAPSGPVPADRLAAGVEVLRGWGLEPEVAPHVLDIHRSGYLAGTDQARADDFQDAWCDPTTTAVLCARGGYGVQRMVDLLDWDEMRAAPPKALIGYSDITALHEAVATRLGLATVHGPMAAAATFLDDAPTRDGLRRTLFEPETVQVLAPAGARTLVPGRAEGVTLGGCLSLLAADLGTPYARPSAAGGILLLEDVGEEPYRLDRYLTQLLRAGWFDGVGAVVLGSWADCGPYDAVRDLLVDLLGPLGVPVVEEFGFGHCASTLTMPLGVPAVLDAPPPGAPGDPVAARPVLTMEVPALA; encoded by the coding sequence ATGACCGAACGGCTGCGACGGGTCGCGGACGTCGTCGGCGTCCCCGTGCCCGCGCTGATCCGGTCGCGCCGGCTCAGCCCGGGCGACCGGATCTCCGTGGTGGCCCCCAGCGGACCAGTACCGGCCGACCGGCTCGCGGCGGGCGTCGAGGTGCTGCGCGGCTGGGGCCTGGAGCCGGAAGTGGCCCCGCACGTCCTGGACATCCACCGCTCCGGCTACCTCGCCGGCACCGACCAGGCCAGGGCGGACGACTTCCAGGACGCCTGGTGCGACCCCACCACCACCGCGGTGCTCTGCGCCCGCGGCGGCTACGGCGTGCAGCGGATGGTCGACCTGCTGGACTGGGACGAGATGCGGGCCGCGCCCCCGAAGGCGCTCATCGGCTACAGCGACATCACCGCCCTGCACGAGGCCGTCGCCACCCGGCTCGGCCTGGCCACCGTGCACGGCCCGATGGCCGCGGCCGCCACCTTCCTCGACGACGCCCCGACCCGCGACGGATTGCGGCGCACCCTGTTCGAGCCGGAGACGGTGCAGGTGCTGGCCCCGGCCGGTGCCCGCACCCTCGTCCCCGGCCGGGCCGAGGGCGTCACCCTCGGCGGCTGCCTGTCCCTGCTCGCCGCCGACCTCGGCACGCCGTACGCGCGCCCGTCGGCGGCCGGCGGCATCCTCCTGCTGGAGGACGTCGGCGAGGAGCCGTACCGCCTCGACCGCTACCTCACCCAACTGCTGCGGGCCGGCTGGTTCGACGGGGTCGGTGCGGTCGTGCTCGGTTCCTGGGCGGACTGCGGGCCCTACGACGCGGTGCGCGACCTGTTGGTGGACCTGCTCGGGCCGCTCGGGGTGCCGGTGGTCGAGGAGTTCGGCTTCGGGCACTGCGCGTCCACGCTGACGATGCCGCTGGGTGTCCCGGCGGTCCTCGACGCGCCTCCGCCCGGCGCGCCCGGCGACCCGGTGGCGGCCCGGCCCGTCCTCACCATGGAGGTGCCCGCGCTGGCGTGA
- a CDS encoding M14 family zinc carboxypeptidase: MTGEQYPTTADVTHGARRLTLRYRGLCRLGEVGRSRAGRPLLMLTVGQGPRNVLVVAGPHANEAAVGGATVLRLAERIAETCRSGAGDGSTWHFLLCIDPDGAALNEPWLPGPYTLRRHYEHFFRPCAAEQPEWLPHDGTVRSAALPETRTLVGLLDRLRPVLQCSLHGIDVGGSFVQLTRDVPGVAERIGKSAAELDIPLESGSSDAFQWPSPGPGVYVMPPASDPAAGDGAHSTWAHAERYDGVTAIVEVPMWACDRAADTTPHPDADRALRTAGAALRRDLPTVARMLARIDPRTIGADGPMLRTVRELVGIGPQLSAEWDPAVRPAGAGPLPEMTTARVTSIQVYAQRIPLRAAAMLRRIAALPAVTRLVDSWCEAYEAAYRPRWVPVDDQVEQQARSVMAVYEELRS; the protein is encoded by the coding sequence GTGACGGGAGAGCAATATCCGACGACAGCCGACGTCACTCATGGTGCTCGTCGACTCACTTTGAGATACCGCGGGCTGTGCCGGCTGGGGGAGGTCGGCAGATCGCGAGCCGGCCGTCCGCTGCTGATGCTGACGGTGGGTCAAGGGCCGCGCAACGTCCTGGTGGTGGCCGGACCACACGCCAACGAGGCCGCGGTGGGCGGCGCCACCGTCCTGCGGCTGGCCGAGCGGATCGCCGAGACGTGCAGGTCCGGCGCGGGCGACGGCAGCACCTGGCACTTCCTGCTGTGCATCGACCCCGACGGCGCGGCGCTCAACGAGCCCTGGTTGCCCGGGCCTTACACGCTGCGCCGGCACTACGAGCACTTCTTCCGGCCGTGCGCCGCCGAGCAGCCCGAGTGGCTGCCGCACGACGGCACCGTCCGCTCCGCGGCGCTGCCCGAGACCCGCACCCTGGTCGGACTCCTCGACCGGCTGCGACCGGTGCTGCAGTGCTCGCTGCACGGCATCGACGTCGGCGGCAGCTTCGTGCAGCTCACCCGGGATGTGCCCGGCGTGGCCGAGCGGATCGGCAAGTCCGCGGCCGAACTCGACATCCCGCTGGAGAGCGGCTCCTCCGACGCCTTCCAGTGGCCGAGCCCCGGCCCCGGGGTCTACGTCATGCCGCCCGCGTCCGACCCCGCCGCCGGCGACGGCGCCCACTCCACCTGGGCGCACGCCGAGCGGTACGACGGGGTGACCGCCATCGTCGAGGTGCCGATGTGGGCCTGCGACCGCGCCGCCGACACCACCCCGCATCCTGACGCCGACCGCGCCCTGCGCACCGCCGGGGCCGCGCTGCGCCGCGATCTGCCCACCGTGGCGAGGATGCTGGCGCGTATCGACCCCCGAACGATCGGCGCCGACGGCCCGATGCTCCGCACCGTACGCGAACTCGTCGGCATAGGGCCCCAGTTGAGCGCGGAATGGGACCCGGCGGTCCGTCCCGCGGGCGCGGGCCCGCTGCCGGAGATGACCACCGCGCGCGTCACCAGCATTCAGGTCTACGCACAGCGCATCCCGCTGCGCGCCGCCGCGATGCTGCGCCGGATCGCCGCGCTGCCCGCCGTGACCCGTCTGGTCGACTCCTGGTGCGAGGCGTACGAGGCCGCCTACCGGCCGCGCTGGGTGCCGGTCGACGACCAGGTGGAGCAGCAGGCCCGCAGCGTGATGGCGGTGTACGAGGAACTGCGTTCGTGA
- a CDS encoding sensor histidine kinase: MRDVLLIAAYAAMGAAAAGLLGALALRLLRNRSVALSLAVVAAVTVAAMLAGTLSVAWAMFLSEHDLGVVTTVCAIAAVVSLAVALILGRRVVAGSRALTEAARAFGDGGPFAAPAQAPTSELADLGRELAATSAKLAASRERERALEASRRELVAWISHDLRTPLAGLRAMTEALEDGIAEDPARYHRQIRAEVDRLSGMVGDLFELSRIQAGVLALTPARMSVYDLVGDAIAGANPLAAEHGVRLVGDRVEQVPIEVDGREMTRVLANLLANAIHRTPADGTVAVSARHDSASHSVVLSVTDGCGGIPADDLPRVFDTGWRGTGARTPPAGAGLGLAIVRGIVEAHHGRASVHNVPGGCRFEVLLPAAG; encoded by the coding sequence ATGCGTGACGTCCTGCTGATCGCCGCCTACGCGGCGATGGGCGCCGCGGCGGCCGGGCTGCTGGGCGCGCTGGCGCTGCGGCTGCTGCGGAACCGCTCGGTCGCGCTGTCACTCGCCGTGGTCGCCGCGGTGACCGTCGCCGCGATGCTCGCGGGCACCTTGTCGGTGGCGTGGGCGATGTTCCTGTCCGAGCACGACCTCGGAGTGGTGACCACGGTGTGCGCCATAGCGGCGGTGGTCTCGCTCGCGGTCGCCCTGATCCTGGGGCGACGGGTGGTGGCGGGCAGCCGGGCGCTGACCGAGGCGGCCCGCGCCTTCGGCGACGGCGGCCCCTTCGCCGCCCCCGCCCAGGCGCCCACGTCCGAACTGGCCGATCTGGGGCGGGAGTTGGCTGCCACCAGCGCCAAGCTGGCGGCTTCCCGGGAGCGGGAGCGCGCCCTGGAGGCGTCCCGGCGCGAGCTGGTCGCGTGGATCTCGCACGACCTGCGCACCCCGCTGGCCGGGCTGCGGGCGATGACCGAGGCCCTGGAGGACGGCATAGCGGAGGACCCCGCGCGTTACCACCGGCAGATCCGCGCCGAGGTGGACCGGCTCAGCGGCATGGTCGGCGATCTCTTCGAACTCTCCCGCATCCAGGCCGGGGTGCTCGCGCTGACGCCCGCCCGCATGTCGGTGTACGACCTGGTGGGCGACGCGATCGCCGGCGCCAACCCGCTCGCCGCCGAGCACGGCGTACGGCTGGTCGGCGACCGGGTGGAGCAGGTGCCGATCGAGGTGGACGGCCGGGAGATGACCAGGGTGCTGGCGAACCTCCTGGCCAACGCGATCCACCGCACCCCCGCCGACGGCACCGTGGCGGTCTCGGCCCGGCACGACTCGGCCTCGCACTCGGTGGTGCTGTCCGTCACCGACGGCTGCGGCGGCATCCCGGCGGACGACCTGCCGCGGGTCTTCGACACCGGCTGGCGCGGCACCGGCGCGCGCACCCCTCCGGCCGGCGCCGGCCTCGGACTGGCCATCGTGCGCGGCATCGTGGAGGCCCACCACGGCCGCGCCTCGGTGCACAACGTGCCCGGCGGCTGCCGCTTCGAGGTCCTGCTCCCGGCAGCGGGATGA
- a CDS encoding prolyl oligopeptidase family serine peptidase has translation MTTTDRTAVAYGTWPSPIDATTAASHDGSPEFVGVVGDEVWWTSPRPAEGGRRALIRRLPDGTEQCPLPAPWNVRSRVIEYGGTPWAGAVLDGSVLIVFAHHLDQRLYAFRPDQPESEPRPLTPVSTVGGGLRWADLTISPERGEVWGVLEEFTGEGPSDVRRVPAAVPLDGSAADDRGAVRELAADAHRFVTGPRLSPDGARAVWLAWDHPLMPWDGTELRIADVGADGVFGPARTLIGGPEESVSQAEWAPDGTLLAATDRTGWWNIHRVDPVGGDAVNLCPREEEFAGALWKLGQRWFQPLEHGLIAVLHGVGAPRLGLLDTATGDVIDAPGPWTEWNPTLAATGGRVIGIAASGRTSYEVVELDTAVGRTRVIGNAHHDTVDPAYLPDPVARTFTGPDGREVHAHVYPPRHPEITADGPAPYAIWVHGGPTSRAAMVLDLEIAYFTSRGIGVAEVNYGGSTGHGREYRNRLREQWGVVDVEDCAAVAQGLVAEGAADPDRLAIRGGSAGGWTSAAALTSTDTYACGTVIYPILDLLGWSKQGGETHDFESQYLESLVGPVDEVPERYRDRSPINRSDRIGVPFLLLQGLDDVICPPVQCERFLAAVAGRGIPHAYRAFAGESHGFRLLDTMVTCLEAELSLYGQVFGFTPAGVPVLELTT, from the coding sequence ATGACCACCACCGACCGGACGGCCGTCGCCTACGGCACCTGGCCGTCACCGATCGACGCCACCACCGCCGCCTCGCACGACGGCAGCCCGGAGTTCGTGGGCGTCGTCGGCGACGAGGTGTGGTGGACCTCGCCCCGCCCCGCCGAGGGCGGCCGGCGCGCGCTGATCCGCCGCCTTCCCGACGGCACCGAGCAGTGCCCGCTGCCCGCACCCTGGAACGTCCGCAGCCGCGTCATCGAGTACGGCGGCACCCCCTGGGCGGGCGCGGTCCTCGACGGCTCGGTGCTGATCGTCTTCGCGCACCACCTCGACCAGCGGCTGTACGCCTTCCGCCCCGACCAGCCGGAGAGCGAGCCGCGCCCGCTCACCCCGGTCTCGACGGTCGGCGGCGGTCTGCGCTGGGCCGATCTCACGATCAGCCCGGAGCGCGGCGAGGTCTGGGGCGTGCTGGAGGAGTTCACCGGGGAGGGGCCCTCGGACGTGCGCCGGGTGCCCGCGGCCGTCCCGCTGGACGGCTCGGCCGCCGACGACCGCGGCGCCGTACGCGAACTGGCCGCCGACGCCCACCGCTTCGTCACCGGACCGCGGCTGTCGCCCGACGGCGCGCGGGCGGTCTGGCTCGCCTGGGACCACCCGCTCATGCCGTGGGACGGCACCGAGCTGCGGATCGCCGACGTGGGCGCCGACGGCGTGTTCGGTCCGGCCCGCACCCTGATCGGCGGCCCCGAGGAGTCCGTCTCGCAGGCCGAATGGGCGCCCGACGGCACCCTGCTCGCCGCCACCGACCGCACCGGCTGGTGGAACATCCACCGGGTCGACCCGGTGGGCGGCGACGCGGTCAATCTGTGCCCGCGCGAGGAGGAGTTCGCCGGGGCGCTGTGGAAGCTCGGCCAGCGCTGGTTCCAGCCGCTGGAGCACGGTCTGATCGCGGTGCTGCACGGCGTCGGCGCCCCCCGGCTCGGACTGCTCGACACCGCCACCGGCGACGTCATCGACGCCCCCGGCCCGTGGACGGAGTGGAACCCGACCCTCGCCGCCACCGGTGGCCGGGTGATCGGCATCGCCGCGAGCGGCCGCACCTCCTACGAGGTGGTCGAGCTCGACACCGCCGTCGGCCGCACCCGCGTGATCGGCAACGCGCACCACGACACGGTCGACCCCGCGTACCTCCCCGACCCGGTCGCCCGCACCTTCACCGGCCCCGACGGCCGCGAGGTGCACGCCCACGTCTACCCGCCGCGTCACCCGGAGATCACCGCCGACGGCCCCGCGCCGTACGCGATCTGGGTGCACGGCGGGCCGACCAGCCGCGCGGCGATGGTGCTCGACCTGGAGATCGCCTACTTCACCTCGCGCGGCATCGGCGTCGCCGAGGTCAACTACGGCGGCTCCACCGGCCACGGCCGCGAGTATCGCAACCGGCTGCGCGAGCAGTGGGGCGTGGTCGACGTCGAGGACTGCGCCGCGGTCGCCCAGGGGCTGGTCGCGGAGGGCGCCGCCGATCCGGACCGGCTCGCCATCCGCGGCGGCAGCGCCGGCGGCTGGACCAGCGCGGCGGCCCTGACCAGCACCGACACCTATGCCTGCGGCACCGTGATCTACCCGATCCTCGACCTGCTCGGCTGGTCGAAGCAGGGCGGCGAGACCCACGACTTCGAGTCGCAGTACCTGGAGTCGCTGGTCGGACCGGTCGACGAGGTGCCCGAGCGCTACCGCGACCGCTCGCCGATCAACCGCAGCGACCGGATCGGGGTGCCGTTCCTGCTGCTCCAGGGGCTCGACGACGTGATCTGCCCGCCGGTGCAGTGCGAGCGGTTCCTCGCCGCCGTCGCCGGGCGCGGCATCCCGCACGCGTACCGCGCCTTCGCCGGCGAGAGCCACGGCTTCCGCCTGCTCGACACCATGGTGACCTGCCTGGAGGCCGAACTGTCGCTCTACGGCCAGGTGTTCGGCTTCACCCCGGCCGGGGTGCCGGTGCTGGAGCTGACCACGTGA
- a CDS encoding LapA family protein: protein MSTDKAAKPGGGRVREMLTPRRIAALALCALALVFIFENTQRVKIRLIVPEVKMPLWLALLITFVVGGVCTLLWRWSGRRRARRATR from the coding sequence ATGAGTACCGACAAGGCCGCCAAGCCCGGCGGCGGCCGCGTGCGGGAGATGCTGACGCCGCGCCGGATCGCCGCTCTGGCGCTGTGCGCGCTGGCTCTCGTGTTCATCTTCGAGAACACCCAGCGGGTGAAGATCCGGCTGATCGTGCCCGAGGTGAAGATGCCGCTGTGGCTGGCGCTGCTGATCACGTTCGTGGTGGGCGGCGTGTGCACGCTGCTGTGGCGGTGGAGCGGCCGGCGGCGCGCGCGGCGCGCCACGAGGTGA
- a CDS encoding ArsR/SmtB family transcription factor, which translates to MLDVTVIEDAAAAAASLDPIRARLLAELGQGPASAAMLAARVDLPRQKVNYHLKALERHGLVELAGERRKGNVTERMMRATAASYVISPSALAAVQPDPARARDELSARWLLAVAARLVRDVGALITGASRARQRVATYALDAEVRFASAAERAAFVEELTRGVSALVAKYHDPDAEGGRPHRVVVALHPTVKPETLAELARPAGESVPEPADTSAGDRAGAAVAEIPAAAPAESPERPGRKPRAPRAPRVP; encoded by the coding sequence ATGTTGGACGTGACGGTGATCGAGGACGCGGCGGCGGCCGCCGCCTCGCTGGACCCCATACGGGCCCGGCTGCTGGCCGAGCTGGGGCAGGGGCCGGCCTCGGCGGCGATGCTGGCCGCGCGGGTGGACCTGCCGCGGCAGAAGGTGAACTACCACCTGAAGGCGCTGGAGCGGCACGGGCTGGTCGAGCTGGCGGGGGAACGCAGGAAGGGCAACGTCACCGAGCGGATGATGCGGGCGACGGCGGCCTCGTACGTGATCTCGCCGAGCGCGCTGGCCGCGGTGCAGCCGGACCCGGCCCGGGCCAGGGACGAATTGTCGGCGCGGTGGCTGCTGGCGGTGGCCGCGCGGCTGGTGCGGGACGTGGGCGCGCTGATCACCGGCGCGAGCCGGGCCCGGCAGCGGGTGGCCACCTACGCGCTCGACGCGGAGGTGCGGTTCGCCTCGGCGGCCGAACGTGCCGCGTTCGTGGAGGAGTTGACCCGCGGGGTCAGCGCCCTGGTGGCCAAGTACCACGACCCGGACGCGGAGGGCGGCCGCCCGCACCGCGTCGTGGTCGCGCTCCATCCGACCGTCAAGCCCGAGACGCTGGCCGAACTGGCCCGTCCGGCAGGCGAGTCGGTGCCCGAGCCGGCCGACACGTCGGCGGGCGACCGCGCGGGCGCCGCGGTGGCCGAGATCCCGGCAGCCGCCCCGGCCGAAAGCCCCGAGCGCCCCGGCCGAAAGCCCCGAGCGCCCCGAGCGCCCCGAGTCCCCTGA